Proteins found in one Oncorhynchus keta strain PuntledgeMale-10-30-2019 chromosome 2, Oket_V2, whole genome shotgun sequence genomic segment:
- the LOC118397358 gene encoding dual specificity protein phosphatase 13-like — translation MSKVSTTTVQEGCGSSSDTPSVKDLVKILFGGKRFGNPVDEVWTNLFIGDMSVANDRYSIWKLGITHVLNAAHGRQHCLGSHTFYGSTVDYHGVPADDSPSFDISLYFYSSADYIQDALNTADARILVHCAVGVSRSASLVLAYLMIHHHYSLLDAITKVKEHRWIFPNTGFLKQLRALDTKLHTKKQEKR, via the exons ATGTCCAAGGTGTCAACAACAACTGTTCAGGAAGGATGTGGTTCCTCCTCTGACACTCCATCTGTGAAGGACTTGGTGAAGATTCTCTTTGGTGGCAAAAGATTTGGCAACCCAGTGGATGAAGTTTGGACTAACCTTTTCATTGGGGACAT GTCTGTAGCCAATGATCGATACAGCATATGGAAACTTGGAATCACTCATGTCCTGAATGCTGCCCATGGGAGGCAGCACTGCCTAGGGAGCCACACTTTCTATGGGTCAACAGTGGACTACCATGGAGTGCCTGCTGACGATTCACCATCTTttgacatttcactgtatttctATTCCTCTGCCGATTACATCCAAGATGCACTAAACACAGCAGACG CCAGGATCCTGGTCCACTGTGCTGTAGGTGTGAGTAGGTCTGCTTCTCTGGTGCTGGCCTACTTGATGATCCATCACCATTACTCCTTGCTAGATGCCATCACAAAGGTCAAAGAGCACAGGTGGATCTTTCCAAATACAGGATTCCTAAAACAACTCAGAGCGTTGGATACGAAACTGCACACAAAGAAGCAGGAGAAGAGGTGA